Proteins from a genomic interval of Nitrospirota bacterium:
- a CDS encoding NUDIX hydrolase: protein MNYCSACGTSVTKKIPAGDNRLRFVCDSCQTIHYHNPKIVAGCIPEWEDKILLCRRGIEPKSGLWTFPAGFMEIGESIEQAAARETLEEAQALVEGISLFAVLSLPHIGQAYLVFRGPMGSPEFGVGEESLEVQLFTLSAIPWDEIAFPVVKEALRRYVDDVTRGTFQVHVASLPDRLS, encoded by the coding sequence ATGAACTATTGCAGCGCCTGCGGCACGTCTGTGACGAAGAAAATTCCAGCCGGAGACAATCGTCTGCGGTTTGTGTGCGATTCATGCCAGACTATTCATTACCATAATCCGAAAATCGTCGCAGGCTGTATTCCGGAGTGGGAAGATAAAATCCTTCTCTGCCGACGCGGGATCGAACCCAAATCAGGCCTCTGGACCTTTCCCGCTGGCTTTATGGAAATTGGCGAGAGCATCGAACAGGCGGCCGCTCGGGAGACCCTCGAAGAAGCGCAAGCTCTGGTGGAGGGGATTTCTCTCTTTGCGGTCCTGAGTCTCCCGCACATCGGCCAGGCATACCTGGTCTTTCGAGGGCCGATGGGTTCACCTGAATTCGGGGTCGGTGAGGAAAGCCTTGAGGTCCAATTGTTCACGCTCTCCGCCATTCCCTGGGATGAGATCGCCTTCCCTGTGGTGAAGGAAGCTCTTCGCCGTTACGTCGACGATGTCACGCGGGGCACGTTCCAGGTCCATGTGGCGAGTCTGCCAGACCGACTCAGTTAG
- a CDS encoding iron-sulfur cluster biosynthesis family protein — MIAITVAAIAQLKSIQVNHPEDPIVRVSVRDLDESRLSFNITLEATTQPDDDVQEVDGLTIAVDRRSAPRMEGVTVDYTEAGGFRFLHDGEGHSRPLLTIPTLN, encoded by the coding sequence ATGATTGCTATCACGGTTGCCGCCATCGCACAGTTGAAATCGATCCAAGTCAACCATCCCGAGGATCCGATCGTCCGGGTGTCCGTGCGCGACCTGGACGAGTCGCGCTTAAGCTTCAATATTACGTTGGAAGCCACAACCCAGCCAGACGATGACGTGCAGGAAGTCGACGGTCTCACGATAGCAGTGGATCGGCGCAGTGCACCGCGGATGGAAGGGGTGACAGTCGACTATACCGAAGCCGGCGGGTTTCGTTTTCTCCACGACGGCGAGGGCCACAGCCGGCCACTCCTCACGATTCCCACACTAAACTAA
- a CDS encoding type II toxin-antitoxin system RelE/ParE family toxin, whose protein sequence is MAWYRLAYRPAVLHDLTNLDPAMAQRLLDKTKWIASNVDNLRHEPITPDLPGLSKYAVEEWRIFYSIDRDDHLVDIHRIVRQRELRA, encoded by the coding sequence ATGGCCTGGTACCGACTCGCCTATCGACCAGCGGTGCTCCACGATCTTACCAACCTGGATCCGGCCATGGCACAGCGACTCCTGGACAAAACCAAATGGATTGCCTCCAACGTCGATAACTTGAGGCACGAACCGATCACGCCGGACCTGCCAGGCCTTTCCAAATATGCGGTCGAGGAATGGCGAATTTTTTACTCCATCGACCGGGACGATCACCTGGTCGACATACACCGCATCGTTCGCCAGAGGGAGCTTCGTGCATGA
- a CDS encoding PilZ domain-containing protein, with protein sequence MVTRKHPRFPVSLSSTLVHQNHFRHTGSIRDLSAKGCRVESLISPFTGMQIAMQLHVPGEPQPILIDNATVRWSGSAGIGIEFLTIAAPQQDRLSLMIKQLQPKAGLQ encoded by the coding sequence ATGGTCACAAGAAAGCACCCCAGGTTTCCCGTGTCGCTCTCCAGCACCTTAGTGCACCAGAATCATTTCCGCCATACAGGGTCAATCCGAGACCTTTCGGCCAAGGGATGTCGCGTGGAGAGTCTGATCAGCCCCTTTACCGGCATGCAGATCGCCATGCAATTACATGTTCCAGGCGAACCTCAACCGATTCTGATCGACAATGCCACCGTGCGCTGGTCCGGATCCGCCGGCATCGGGATAGAGTTTCTGACCATAGCCGCCCCACAACAAGACCGCTTGAGCCTCATGATCAAGCAGCTCCAACCCAAAGCCGGCCTTCAGTAG
- a CDS encoding peptidylprolyl isomerase — MMSSQAWAEASKPDTGATVAAGNIVSLEYTLTLDDQSVLESNVGKEPMTYTQGAHEIVPGLETAMVGMKKGERKHVIVAPADGYGPIDPQALREVKKDLIPAAAQKVGTQLQGQSAEGATAFPIVKEIKGETVVLDFNHPLAGKTLHFDVTVLAITGGQAPAQPEK; from the coding sequence ATGATGAGCTCTCAGGCCTGGGCCGAGGCGTCCAAGCCTGATACCGGGGCGACGGTTGCTGCCGGGAACATCGTGTCGTTGGAATACACGTTGACGCTCGACGATCAGTCCGTGCTTGAATCCAACGTCGGCAAGGAGCCGATGACGTATACGCAGGGTGCGCATGAGATTGTTCCAGGATTAGAAACTGCCATGGTAGGTATGAAAAAAGGGGAACGCAAACATGTCATTGTCGCTCCCGCTGATGGCTACGGACCGATTGACCCGCAAGCTCTTCGAGAGGTGAAGAAGGACCTCATCCCGGCTGCAGCGCAGAAAGTGGGGACTCAGCTTCAAGGCCAGTCGGCCGAAGGAGCGACGGCGTTTCCTATTGTGAAGGAAATCAAAGGCGAAACGGTCGTGCTCGATTTCAACCATCCGCTGGCAGGGAAGACGTTGCACTTCGACGTGACCGTTCTGGCCATTACCGGGGGGCAGGCCCCGGCGCAGCCGGAGAAGTAA
- a CDS encoding A/G-specific adenine glycosylase, with translation MPTSSRARTTAPPKKKARKKPLVLDASYKRRFQARLLKWYAKHGRDLPWRRTSDPYHILVSEVMLQQTQVDRVIPKYHEFLGRYPSFKGLADALVSDVKKTWYPLGYNIRPERLHSIACETVARYGGQLPSAAEELLSFKGIGRYTAGAIRSFAFNEDAPILDTNVIRVLHRVFVAKGDPKTQKPKLWELSEALIPRGKGYDFNQAIMDFGATCCTARNPFCGTCPMKPICKTYPFVRT, from the coding sequence ATGCCCACCAGTTCTCGCGCCCGGACAACCGCTCCACCTAAAAAGAAGGCTCGTAAGAAGCCTCTCGTCCTTGACGCGTCGTACAAGCGCCGTTTTCAGGCCAGGCTTCTGAAGTGGTACGCGAAGCATGGCCGTGATCTGCCTTGGCGAAGGACCTCTGATCCCTATCACATTCTGGTCTCTGAAGTGATGTTGCAACAGACCCAGGTTGATCGGGTGATTCCGAAGTACCATGAGTTTCTGGGGCGTTACCCAAGCTTTAAAGGATTGGCTGACGCACTGGTCTCGGATGTGAAGAAGACGTGGTATCCGCTTGGGTATAATATTCGGCCTGAACGGCTCCATAGTATCGCGTGCGAGACGGTTGCGCGTTATGGGGGGCAACTTCCGAGCGCTGCGGAGGAGTTGCTGTCGTTCAAAGGCATTGGACGGTACACGGCCGGCGCCATTCGGTCGTTCGCGTTTAACGAAGATGCGCCGATCCTGGATACGAATGTGATTCGGGTGCTGCATCGGGTATTTGTTGCGAAGGGCGACCCCAAAACGCAGAAGCCGAAGCTCTGGGAATTATCTGAAGCGCTGATTCCGAGAGGGAAAGGTTACGACTTTAACCAGGCGATCATGGACTTTGGGGCGACCTGTTGCACGGCGAGGAATCCCTTCTGTGGGACATGTCCGATGAAACCAATCTGTAAGACGTATCCGTTCGTTCGGACGTAA